One genomic region from Quercus robur chromosome 4, dhQueRobu3.1, whole genome shotgun sequence encodes:
- the LOC126721782 gene encoding uncharacterized protein LOC126721782, whose amino-acid sequence MKNSGKPFSKGKFSSSKGDRKEFKKKDGKEFQSPQGIVCYECNGHGHLKKECPNYLRGKGKVFATTLSDSDSSNSDTEGECDSEGNYQAFMTIASVDSKNDLSKLVDELGDLSEDEEVEELEDEDMYQNKGENNLPEAYNSLLEDCGKYAKVANLAMKKMKKVEEEHKGILVQLKEAKCEVKGLKGELVKAYSKIKFLELEIIQANVKVEHISTKKLDNIGLGYTGEGSLSSEPKKEVKFVSAKNEEKLKEVKLEIETLVVVKRTIGAKPKEKGKSLPKNQRGPRVKHLCHHCGAQEHTRPNGFKLHALKKVDSMRGQETSKRRPNGAQAKGDSEGHLIGDVMEILKNISLCFANFTPRFESYVGHTPPFKALTQNTRKEWVKKGTYA is encoded by the exons ATGAAAAACAGTGGGAAGCCATTCAGCAAAGGAAAGTTCTCATCCTCCAAGGGTGATAGGAAGGAGTTtaagaagaaagatgggaaggagTTTCAATCCCCTCAAGGAATTGTGTGTTACGAATGCAATGGCCATGGACATCTCAAGAAGGAGTGTCCTAACTACTTGAGAGGGAAGGGCAAAGTGTTTGCCACTACTTTGAGTGATTCTGACAGCTCAAATTCAGACACGGAAGGAGAATGTGACAGTGAAGGGAACTACCAAGCCTTCATGACAATTGCCTCAGTCGATTCAAAGAATGATTTGAGCAAATTGGTTGATGAACTTGGTGATCTTTCCGAGGATGAGGAAGTTGAAGAATTGGAAGACGAAGACATGTACCAAAATAAAGGCGAGAACAACCTTCCAGAAGCATATAATTCTCTGTTGGAAGATTGTGGCAAATATGCCAAAGTTGCCAACCTTGCtatgaaaaagatgaaaaaggttgAAGAAGAGCATAAGGGAATACTTGTGCAACTCAAGGAAGCAAAGTGTGAAGTAAAAGGACTCAAGGGAGAGTTGGTTAAAGCATACTCTAAGATCAAGTtccttgaacttgaaattatcCAAGCTAATGTCAAGGTCGAGCACATCTCCaccaagaaacttgacaat ATCGGTTTGGGCTATACTGGAGAAGGAAGTTTGAGCAGCGAACCCAAGAAGGAAGTGAAGTTTGTATCAGCCAAGAATGAAGAGAAACTTAAAGAAGTGAAGCTTGAGATTGAGACCCTTGTTGTAGTAAAGAGAACCATTGGTGCAAAgccaaaggaaaaagggaagtcATTACCCAAAAATCAAAGGGGGCCCCGAGTAAAGCACTTGTGTCATCATTGTGGCGCACAAGAACACACAAGGCCGAATGGTTTCAAGCTTCATGCACTCAAAAAGGTTGATTCTATGCGTGGTCAAGAAACTTCAAAAAGGAGACCAAATGGAGCACAAGCTAAGGGAGATAGTGAGGGACATCTCATTGGAGACGTTATGGAGATATTGAAGAACATATCACTGTGCTTTGCTAACTTCACTCCAAGGTTTGAAAGTTATGTTGGTCATACCCCGCCATTTAAGGCTCTCACCCAAAATACTCGTAAAgagtgggtgaagaagggtacttaTGCATGA